The sequence CTTTAAGGTCAAAATGTATATGACAGTTTGTAATTAGCATTATGATTTTATGCTCCGTTCTATAAACATGCAGTCTCCATATGTTGTCCAAATAAGTTTGCATGTTAAAACacagttattttgaaaaaaatttcaTCATCATAACTTCGTAAATTAGATTGTCACAGTAACTGTGCAGGAATCAATGGAATCAAATCAGTGTATATTAACTGTGATTCATTTGTCTTGAGTTGAGGCTTTAAAATTAAACGTTTTCTTCAGTTGTTAGTGTTCTCCTCTGATAAGTCTTGTTTAAACCGTAACCAAAAGTTTGTGTCATTAACAATAGTCAATGAATTATTGTGGTATGACTCTTACTCTTGCCTTGATATGTATTATGAGGCCAAGTGATTCAATCTAGAATTTTCAGGAATTCCTCACGGGGTGGCTTTGTCCTTCCGCTAGATGGCAACCATTTACAAAACCTCCAATTTCTCTCCTCCCCCACATGAACACTGAACATATATCCCATCTACCCCACCTCACCCATGACCTTCTCTCAAGGTCACACTTACATCTGTTGTCAGACAAGCAGCTGCTCTTGTCTTTGAAATGGTTTGATACATTTAGGGTGATAAAGAAACATTATTGACCAAGTAGTCAATTTTGTTAAGGCATTTAAATAAGTAGCCTAATTCTTGCCTTGAATGGCATTTAAAGActcaaatattttttcataagCAGAAATTGAATGTGATTTGAAAGATTGCAgtctaagaaaaaaaagtcattgtAATCATATTATTTGGATTTCAGAATATCATGGTAACAAATGTAGTCATAGATTGACCAATTATCAAACACTTAATAGGAAAATTGGTGAATCCTGGAGAAGGATATAGCTACGGAACAAGCGCCAAAAAATGGGCAGGAGCTCCAAACTGCAAGCAAAGATATACCTAGCCCCTAACCTAAAGGCCTGGTTATACTTGGATTTTCTGTGCTCCGGATCGCACTTGCCTTTCAAAGAATACTTTTGTGTATACCGTACTCGCAAATTAATACAAATGCATCTGACACATGCATGCtgttttgtgatactcttttagtacaatcAACAATAGGTGCTTGCGACGACGATCCACACAGATGAAGACTGTCTGCGTGTCAAAAAAGTCCAATGTATACTTTGGTTGTCCGTGTTGCTGATCACGCACAGTGTTTCATCATTAGCACAGTCCGCGtggcccagattttctcgacaTACAGACAGCCCTCGTCTGGTACCACGTTCATatctacaaacaatagtatgcaaatataaacaccatgggactacacagccatcatactgctcaggaaggaggcgcattctgtctcctagagatgaacgtagtttggtgcgaaaagtgcaaatcaatcccagaacaacagcaaaggtccttgtgaagatgctggaggaaaccggtagacaagtatctatatccgcattaaaatgagtcctatatggacataacctgaaaggcagctcagcaaggaagaagccactcctccaaaaatgacataaaaaagccagattacagtttgcaagtgcacatggggacaaagatcttgtcCCCATCCTGGGTAAATGTCATCTGGTCTAAGTATTTTTGAAACTGTTTGGCCATTATGACCGTAgatatttttggaggaaaaagggtaggATTGCAAGCCGACGAACTACATCCACactatgaagcatgggggtggcagcatcatgttgtgggggtgctttgctgcaggagggactggtgcacttcacataatagatggtatcatgaggaaggaaaattatgtggatatattgaagcagcatctcaagacaatagccaggaaattaaagctcagtcgcaaatgggtcttcaaaatggacagtaaccccaaacatacctctgaagtTGTGGTattcaagatattggagtggccatcaaaaagccctgccCTCAGTCCAACAGaaaatttgtggacagaactgaaaaagcatgtgggaacaaggagacctacaaacatgactcggttacaccagttctgtctggaggaatgggccaaaattccagtaacttattgttagaagcttgtggaaggctacccaagaTGTTTGACCCAAGtcaaggcaatgctaccaaatactaacagtgtatgtaaacttaagacccactgggaatgtgatgaaagaaataaaagctgaaataaataattctctcaactTTGacatattctgatatttcacattcttaaaatccaactgacctaagacatggaatattttttatgattaaatttcagaaattgtgaaaaactgagtttaaatgttatttggttaaggtgtatgtaaacttctgacttcaactgtatatcctTCTCCAGGATTCACCAATTTTCCAATAAAGTTTTGCTAAAAGGTCAATCTATGACAGTGTGGACAGAATACTTTGCCTTATCCGTGGGTGAAATTGCCAACCCTTTTTGAGTTTGCCAAATCCCCATCTGGATTAACCCTGCCATCTTTTGGAGTTGAGATCTCCAGGCTGCAGCTATACCTTCTTGGAATCCTGTTGTCTTTCACTTTTCTTTTCTGTATGGACCCCTGGTGGTGCATTTGAGTTGAACGTTGCTTAACAGTGCATTCAGTTGCTTTTACAGTGTTGCTAAACACACTCCAGATCTCTACACTACTTTAAACATGTCTTTGCCACCACAGCAGGCTTTCCGGAAATTTCTTCCCATGTTTGACCGTGTATTGGTGCAGCGGCTAGCTGCAGAGTCTGTGACAAAAGGAGGTATCATGATTCCAGAAAAGTCTCAAGCCAAAGTTCTGCAGGCTGCAGTCGTAGCAGTGGGACCAGGAACTACcaacaaggttttttttatttcttgtgctttttaagttaaaaatgttttctttttttaatggttGTGTCTCAGAGTTAAAAAGTTGTCTGTCTTGCAGGATGGAAATGTAACGCCCGTCTGTGTAAAAGTTGGAGATAAAGTTTTGCTACCAGAGTATGGAGGAACTAAAGTTGTTCTTGATGATAAGGTAAGAACATTCATTGTGATCAGAATCTTGGATAATTGATCTTGCCAAACAGAGAGCTCTTTTCTAGTTCTTACTACTTGTTCAGTTAACATATATCTATTATTTAGCCCATTTTAAAGCTCTTAAATTTTGTTATTGAAGACCTGTAACAATAAGCTACATGTGTAACAACTCATACAATTGTAACTTGATTCTGCTACCATTTtaacaatgcatttattttctctttgtaGGACTATTTCCTGTTTCGAGATGGAGATATTCTTGGCAAATATGTAGAGTGAAGTGTGCTTGTTGTTCAACCATTTGTCATTCTGATGTTAAGAGAAAATGGTTGTTCCATGTTTGTTTTCTTCTATGTCATTCGATTGTAAATACGTATGATCATGTTTTATTACAATAAAGTGATCTTTATGTTTTGCCTTGCTTTGTTAGTAAGACATGTAGCAAAAGTTTAAATTTGAAAACGGGAGTGTTGCAACATGGATTTGGATTGTCTAAAATATGTGTATTAAGAGTTtccattttaaatagtttatcaatcaattaatataaattgttgcattaatttgattaatcattAATTGTATCTTTGTGGAATTTTACTGTGGTGTCACATCATGGTTCTATAATTATAAGTTAACTAATTCTAGGGGTAACTAGAAGTGGAACAAGGATAAATGTTTTCTATCGATCACCTTTATTCTAATAATTTGTGCTGcaggggccagttgcaccagcggtgcgtaaggtctcacttaaATTGAGACGTAACATTCACATTAAgagcttagtaactactagttagtttgttactaagtcagtgcttaatttggtttcaccacctgttcttaaggcaagacttaaacAGTAGttgtaaactctccataaagtaatgtgTAGTTGCATAATATGAAGTTTActtgtatttatccaataagcagccttcaaatttgtatgcagaagtgttaaaaagctgtgaatttcagTTTAACTTGTTACGATTGCTGTTCAAACATTGTTTGCACATGTAACTGTctgctgtaataaatgatattcCCACTGAAATATGATacttaataaaacaagatttcattaCTGGTATATTTGGCCTATGTAAATAGCAATATTCAATAActatctaaaatgaataaggggCAATAATATGTAAATACTAATACCACAGGTTAGAAAAATAGACttttaatattgtatatattttgtgtattgaAACTTTCCACCAGGTGGCTTACATAATAAAGTGCACCGTTAGATCGGTTTCAGGATgaagtacattttttacattgttttctcCTGTAAATGgaaacgagtgtaaatgtcaacaccatatatgtcgaaaggactgaagcctgttacacaaaacatgagctcattgatttcATTAAATGATGTCATTCTAACTAAgattaatggtgcaacgctcacatatttagtagtgcgtaaattgcaACTTAACGCCCATTTACAAAataactaggctaagttgtaacttaagTATAgttggtgcaaccggccccagcagagaaagatccaccaatcagagaactgtggCCAACAAAGCCCACCAAACAAGCCCGGAAGTGACCACCcgctcccatgacgcactgtgaatgatgcaaaggAGTCTCCCTTCACCCACTAactacatttatatttgtatatatcggaatatttagaaataaaaaaactattctatacttaaaatcaacaacctaaaatacaTCGTTGTATATATTTCCATTGCTTAATATTTTATGCTTAATTATTTGCGATGCCTCATAAGATTGCAGTTCGTGCCCTCATAAAAAAAAGGTAGGCTCAgaatttttgtctgatttttaaatactttgtaatattgtgattcaccttggagctgttTGGTTTGATTCATGCCATAGAACACTTATGAAGGATTTTCTGAAAAGTCTGTGGAACAAATACATGGGGAAATTACTTCTGGAACCCAGGCGGTAGCAAAATGTGCATGGGCACTGTTGCTCTATTAAGTAGTAAGTAgcctaatagttttttttttttttttaattcgtaAATTAGTTATTATTTTGcaaacataagaaaaaaaaatattatgtacgACACAGGAGTTTCAGATCTCCATTAGTGAACGGGACAGAATTGTCTATTGCGTATCACAATTCTTGGGTTTCAGTCACGTGATTATGATGACGCGCGAAGGCGGAGCGAGCgatttcagatggagggcaggaagtaaaCATGGAGAATACGTCTATGGAGGAAACCGTTGCGGAGAGTCCGTATTGTACGAATTTAGAACCAGTTTCAAGAAATAGATACAAGGAGTTAGTAAACGCATATGTTGGACGTGACCCGTTCCTCATGAAGATGAGTGAGTTTTCGGTCGAACTTGAAGATTTGTCGACAGTGGAGGCTGTTGACATCACCAACTATCTGGTCCTTCAGACGAAGGCATATAAaagtcattttatatatataaaaatgaaggCATATAAAAGTCTGAACGATCTTTTGCTCGTTCAAAGATCTTGAACTTTGGGATAATGTTATGaaacggtatacttccagaaatactgggacagcaagttacaaactcatgtgtaatgtaatgaaaggatccaggcactcttgaaagtgggctgtgtgatattgctgttatatcaatacggttgtatgagacaagattacattttgactattgttatgagtgtggtctttgtgagttctgtctgttgtataatttaaatgaaaagattaaatgccattgagaagacagaattatacatggtggtttatttacaagattagatttttcaacaattgtaaTAAtaagaacatggtgtgcaataacagattagaatccatttcattacatataatacatatagccagtacaattggactagtggataaaagtattacacttgttgaaaacatattaacagactgatatgtgtcggggctcaggtactactactccatgtcctcttacttcatcatcatcagagccaagaagcagggatcaggtattggatactacatgtgtgagggctcaggtactggactgactgattattatccctatccctccctcctccttactccaatgggacaatagactccgaaagattagacaagaCACAGCAAATAACCCCAATCTTGTCAATCAATGCTAGTGCCTCACCTTGTTTTGTTGCCATGTGCTCTATGGGCATAGCCCTGCTTTGCAGAATCTGATATTTTCTTCTGACTAAACCGATAACTCTCTCAACATGAATACGCAAATTCGCTATTTTTCTTGTGTCTGCCACCTCATACGCTGACAGCCGTTTTCTCCCCTTGGTAAATGCAGGTATCTGTAGTGAAGCACAGTAAAATCCCACACTATCACCAATATTGAACCCAAGGTCTGCTAGGACAATATCTCCAGGTAACAGGTTTTTTAGGAGGCCACTCTCTATTGTGATCTGTTTATCGCTGACTCTCCCTCCCCAGGCACAAGATATGTAAGTGACATAGCCTTGGGGTGCAACACCAATCAGAAATTTTACAGTATGGTGATGCTTGTAGTTTGACCACGTTTGTGCTTGGGCTAGTAAATTAGAGGGCTTCTCAATAAAAACTTCGAAACAGTCAACTATCACAGCAACTTTACATCCAAATGCCTGTCTGAATCCCATTGGCATTGTAGCTTGAAGAACATGTCACTCTGGCCACTCAATTTGAAATTCCAACCTTTCATGAAGTATGTCAATTACTTTATGCCAAATTCTAGAAGCAGTTGGCAGAGAGATCTTGAACCTGAAAGCTAAATCTTTCAGCGGGAGATTTAGTCTCAGCTTCATCAAAACTAAAATGAACTGTTCAAATTTAGACAGCACAGACATAGGACCACAGCTGATGTAGGGTTTGCATAGCtcaaaaatctgaattaaaactAAGAAGTTGGGGAGCCCCGTGTAGAACATtgtcttgtctttgtttttttcaaaGGACTCCTTGTGTCCTGTGCTTTGGCTCGAAGATCTCCCAgctctgttgtgttttgtctcaGAACATCCTCCATCTTCTCAATGTCATCCATTGTCAGCTcagtctggcatccggcatctacatAGCCTGCAACATATCAGTGAGGAGCATAATTAGttaattcatgaatatgaattatgtgAATTGTTGTGAAGTTATCTTTTTGACAACCTTTTTACAAACATGCAAGTTCTCTGGTCCAATTATACAGAGTGATTTTAGTTAATATGAATTATGTGAATTGTTGTGAAGTAATCTTTTTTACAAACATACAAGTTTTCTGGTCAACATTTgttaacaattaataattattaataacaatgaataataatgcTGGTTACACATCTTAGTACAATAATTTACCTTTATCATTTAATGTCCCATTCCCACTGATCCCCTCTGATTGTGGGTTGTTGTCAGCTGGCTGCTTCGGTTCTGAGCTTTCGGCTGTCTGCGTCAGATCCGGGCTCTCATCTGTCTGTTGGAGATCCAACATAGCATCTGCACATTCCGACCGTCTTTGTTGGTCTTCCTTGATCTTCATCCTTTGCTCTCGTTTAAGAGACGCCTCTGATTTGGGCTTAGTTTTTTGGTAACCTAGGTTGACCGTCGGAGCCCAATCTACCGACTCAACGTCACCCAAAgcgctagggcaacctaaaaagccccaatgaagtccatattagactaccggtaacttaataagcattactaagtaaatgagcatttaatgacaacctaatgctatataaacacagacacataagacacgttggctagctaacatacctccgacgaagtggtcgctgcagacacgggcattaacagactctgctcctcccgaccgcagacgtacgttaaaaatccactttttacggcgttgttctgtgagctttttacatttctcacctttatgagtgacaatcttcggtactctataaaaaccctttcccttttctcgattagaacgattggagcagccgtaaactacacaaaacattgccattttgccagacggcagatcctcagctatttcacttcctgccctccatctgaattgcgcgctctcgcgatgcagcagcgtgacgtcacgtgaaaccaacctatTGGCGGTGACACGGTCAGTTTCAGTACATTAATGTTATAAATGATGACACAAACCACCAGTAtcagttgaaaaacaaaaatataatcaaaagcGTACGTGAGGACTAAACTAATAAAATCGGGACTGTCTATTCGTTTTATCGGGACGTCGTCTTTACTTTTTGTGGCCACTGTTTTcaagtgtttttcatctcaccctGTAGTAGCCCTATTTGTCCACTGGGGGCGCTGTCAATCAAACCAAAATCTGTCGAGATGGTCATGGCGGAGGGCACAGCTGTTCTGAGGAGGAATAGACCAGGTACCAAGGCGAAGGTAAATGAGCAGCGAATAGTAATTTCACCATCCCCCACACCcccaaaaatctgtttattttgtgtgttgtaatgtaatatttaaatgatACACGATTCGTTGTCTTGGAGCGGAAGCCGAAACTAAGCTCAAGAGCTAAGCTATCAGTTAGTTGAGGAAAACCTAACTACATTCAAAAATGAAAGATTTGAATGAATTCTGAGACACATTTGATCTTTTCCCTCAAAGCAAGTGAATATAGAacactatattatatattatatatatcagTGTGTGTCTGAAGCAGCAGGTTTTTATGATCTAGTTGTTTGGCTAAAGCAGTTAGCATCCCTCGTTAAAGTACCCGTATGATCGTTTATCATATACATAAAATATGAACGTTATTATAACTagtaattttttgttatttggtTATGATACAGTGCTGCGTCGAGTCACTTGTGCTCCAAGTATCGATGCAGATATAGTGTAGTATAAGTAATGAAGTATAATTACAATGAATGTAGTGTACTAACAGGATCTGTAATGATATTTTGGAGCAAATTGTACATTCGTGTTTAATAATCAGTTAGGAGAGGAATGGGATCTACTTGTTGTAGTTATAGTTTAGTATTGGCAACTATGTTTTAGTACAATAACCataccatgtttgttttattaaagaaCAACACCATTGATTTAACCACAGTAATAAGGAGCCATCCATGGTTTAACTGTGAGATTTATCGTGTTAAACTATACGTTATTACGTTTTGTGGACATGTTCATGTTATATGCattttatatacaatttataGTGCATACAAGAAGTATTTAAGGTTGTTTGTGCACTGCTTATGTTATTTACAATTGTCATGTCATACAGTCATACTCATAATGTAAAGCTATGCCCTGAAATGTTTAGCTGTATTgattttcattaataataataagaataacaaggaTGGTTATCGTGCAAAAACTATTCATATTTTTTCAAGGGAATATCTAAAGCTTGTTATTAAAGAAGACATATATTGTTGTGCACGACTGCCTAACACTATCCATGATTCTAGTGAGTGTCAGTTCTTAAAACACTGTTTGATCCATTAGGACATCTATAACTGGCCTGATGAGTCTTTTGAAGAGATGGACAGCACGCTAGCAGTGCAACAGGTGAGGGTTTA comes from Xyrauchen texanus isolate HMW12.3.18 chromosome 18, RBS_HiC_50CHRs, whole genome shotgun sequence and encodes:
- the LOC127658964 gene encoding 10 kDa heat shock protein, mitochondrial-like isoform X2, coding for MQAFRKFLPMFDRVLVQRLAAESVTKGGIMIPEKSQAKVLQAAVVAVGPGTTNKDGNVTPVCVKVGDKVLLPEYGGTKVVLDDKDYFLFRDGDILGKYVE
- the LOC127658963 gene encoding THAP domain-containing protein 11-like, which translates into the protein MAMFCVVYGCSNRSNREKGKGFYRVPKIVTHKGEKCKKLTEQRRKKWIFNVRLRSGGAESVNARVCSDHFVGGCPSALGDVESVDWAPTVNLGYQKTKPKSEASLKREQRMKIKEDQQRRSECADAMLDLQQTDESPDLTQTAESSEPKQPADNNPQSEGISGNGTLNDKGYVDAGCQTELTMDDIEKMEDVLRQNTTELGDLRAKAQDTRSPLKKTKTRQCSTRGSPTS